cattgcCAAACAGAACAACCTCGCCCTTATCTGGATTTTACTCCATctttcacttctcagcccagtttcgcaTCCTATGAATGTACACCAGCTGTGACAGACCTCATGCACCCCAATCTTTGTATCGCCCTCAGATTTACGAACCCCCACCTCAAcaacctcatccaggtcatttagaagagtaggggtcccagaacagatctttgaGAAAcgccactgctccctggcctctATTTAGAACACGACCGGTCTACAACCAGTCTTTCCCTtatgtaggcaagccagttctggatacacAATTCAGTCTCCCCTTGGGTCCATGTCTCCTTACATGGGATACATTATCAAATGCTCGGAGAAATCAATATACTCTGCATCTTCTTcgttaccttcatcaatttgttcagtcacatcctcaaaaaaaatccATCATGCTCAttagacctgcctttgacaaatccatgctgactgttactAATTATATTCTGCCTCTGCAAATGTTCATTTATCCTCGatctcgggatcttctccatcaactcaccaaccactgaagaaagactcatttgtctataatttcctgggcgatCTCGAATGCCTTTCTTGAATAACGgagcaacatccgcaaccctccaatcttcaagAACGTCTCCTGGCCCCATTGCTGGTACAAATGTCATCGCcataggctcagcaatctctacGCTCGGATCGCACAGTAGCCTAGTCGTCCTTTCCCGCTGACCTATGCAAATTGATGATTTCCAAAAATTCCAGAATGTCGTCTTTATTAATTTGTACATGCTCATGGTTTTCACTGCGTTCTACGTCACCAGAATCCTTtttcctggtgaatactgaagcaatgtattcATTATGTACATCTGCTCTCCTCCGGACCCATgaacacttttccactgttacatttgattggtcatATTTCCTCACGCCTTATAAACTTGTTCTTCACTTACTTATAGAAGGCTCTGCGGTTTACCATAACCCTGTCCTGCAAGGCATTCTTATGTCCAATGCTGGCTCTCCCAATTTCGTTCTTAAGATCCCTCCTGCTagttttataatcttctagatctcggTCATCAACTAGTCTTTTAAACATTTCGTAAGGCCTTTGtagaccacagttcctgtaccctacaatcCTTGCCCTTTCTCATGGGAAAGTATTATGCAGAACTGcaagcaaatattccctgaacattcgCCATTTGGCACGTttctttcccaaatatcgattcgCATCTCCCTAGCGCAAGGGGTTTAAATGTGGTGGAATTTGCTCGGTGTGTTCAGGATGGTTtcatgacacaatatgtagataagcctgcaagaggagaggctgcacttcatttggcattttgaagtgaacctggtcaggtttcagatctctcagtgggagagcgttttggagatagcgaacataattctatctcctttgcaaTACCATtgtagagagataggaacagacaagttagaaacgcGTTTAATTGATGAAGGTAACGAAGAAGAAgtagtgtatattgatttcaCCGACTATTTGATAATGTATCCCATGTAAGGAGAAATGGGCCCAAGGGGAGATTGAATTGTGTATCCAGTACTGGCTTGCCTACATAAGgggaagagtggttgtagacgggtcatattctaaaTAGAGGCCAGGGAGCAATGGCTCTGTATGAGTGACAAAATTCCTCGGTCGTTCCCTCCTTCCACATTCCTGCACTCTGTCTCAAATCACCTCATCCAAATCCTATTCTTTCTCTGTCCCTTCTTCGTTTCCACATTTCCTCAGTCCTCCCGGAATTCCTCCTCCATCTCCATTGCGATCTCcattcttcctctcctcctcaccactgtcttgttcaatcctgatctcacaATCTTACCTCCGTTCACTGAACCTCTCTCTCCAATCACTCTCCAACTCTCCGGCCTTCATTTCTTCAAGTTTCACTCTCTCTGCTCATTTTCCCCCATATCCATCACTCCTTCCTCCCTGTTCTCTCCACATGCACATTCTCTCGCTCCCTTCTTCCAAATCTGTCCATTGTCACCCATCTCTCTATCTCTACCCGACCAGGAATGCTCCCCTCTTTCTCCCCACTCTCATTACTCTTCCCTCAACCACTCTCATTTCTCAAGACCACCTTCTGCAACACCCTCAATCTCTCTGCGCCCCGCACTTCCTCCCCCTGCTCTCGGTTCCTCTGTTCGTCAGCTCTTCATCCGGCGTTGGTTGGTACCGGTCTAACCCACTTGTTAACACAGGCTTTCTCTGACAACGGATGCTTCCCCgatctgagctcagagacgcagagaatcCTCGGCAGGATGGACCGGAGCGAGAGATACATGAATGTGAAGTTGGGAAACACGGACTCACGGTCTCCTTCccgaggtgtgtgtgacagagagacaggcGACAGCTCTATTCTGCAGCTTATCCCCGATAAGTCTGATCGGACGGGTGGAGGGCGTTTCACATTATGTctgtccgggagtgtgtgatgagtgagtgtggagggcacttcactctgtgtctgactgtagGAGTGTGTGACGTGACAGGGTGGCGGGAGtgtcactccgtgtctgaccccgggagtgtgtgacgggacggtttgcagggagaatctctctgtgtgtgaccccgggagtgtgtgtttggacggtgtggaaggagattcactctgtgtctgaccctggaagtgtgtgattggactgtgtggagggttCTTCAGTCTGTCTTTGACCCTCCCtgttctgtccccagctgaacctgatgtaTCGTACGCTGAACTGAATTTCAAGTCCCGCTCTGCGCCCCGAGTCCGGACAGATAGAGGTCAGTTCCAATGTTGTCGAGAGATCTCAGGGCAAACGTACAGTCACGCTAAGAATACCTTGTTTGAGCATAAGACGGAGATAACGCGTGGGAAAGACGATGGGTGGGTGGACCTTGTGggagggacggtggggagggtgcCGTGAGGTGTCAGCGCCACGGGAGGGGCTGTATAGATGGAGCGCCGTAGGATGGTTTGAGGAGGGTGTGCTGTGGATCTGTGAGGGGAGCTAGCATGGgatgtaccgtgtggaggaagggGCAGTGAGGAGCGAGCGCTGTGGGAAGGGTGTGCGGAGATGAGCGAGCGCCGAGTCCGAGGACGGACGCAGTGGGAGAAACGCTGAAGAGGAGGAGCGGTATAAATCCATAACTGCTCTCTCACTTTTCTAACCCCCACTCTCTTTCCCTTCCTCTCCGCTCCCTCACCTCACACCCTCTTCGCGCTTTgtttctcccctcctctctccccgttTTCCCTACTCTCTtccactgtccccttctcttCGCCCTCTGTCATTGCCCCCTCCCTCCCGTCCCTCCTCTATCACAGTCACCGTCTCCACCACTCTCGATCTCCCTCGCGTCCTTTACATCTCTCCCTGCTCCCTCTCATCCTTCCCCGTCCGCCCCTCCGGTATTCCGACCTGGCTTTGTCCCTAAATTTGCCCATGAACTCCTCTGACGCCCTCTCCTCCTGACTATCCACGGGGCATGCCCTTTCTCCTACGCTGCCTCCCCTCGCTCTTCGCTCTCTCAAGTTTTATTCTTCTCGcttctctatccctctcccaCTTTTCTTCTCCCCTCACACCACACATTCCAGAACTAATATAGCACGCCCACCATTTTCAGTGTTTcacgctgagctcctccagctgatTATTGATCTAGATGTATCTTTCTCTAACACCACCCTGGTAGTGTGTTCCACAAATATATCTCTCTATGTGTAAAAAAGAACCTACCTTTGATATCCACCCATCCCCCCCGAAACTTCcctgcaatcaccttaaaatgaactcatattagccatttctaccctggaaaaAAGATCTGGCTGTCAACTCTACCTATACCTCTTATGTGGTAGAActttatcaagtcacttctcatcctcttccgctccaaaaagaaaagctttCGCTCACTCAAtctataagacatgctctctaatccaggcagcatcctggtaagtctcctctgcagcttctcaaaAGTTTCCAATTTCAATCCATCTCTTCTCAATCCCCCTGTCTTTTACCCTGTCGCACACCTCTCCCAGCCCTCTCACTGTTCCCGAGTCTCTCCCCTGCCCCTCCCACTCTGTTTCCGCCTGTCTCACACcgttctccctccccatcctttCTCTTACATCTTCCCGCGCAGCATCCCTGTCGCTACAACCCCCTCTCTGTCCATCGCTCTCCTCTGCTGCTCCCGTGAGCCTCTCGACTCTCTACCACTCTCCCTGACGCTCTGtcacccattctctctccctcatttgcctctctctcttttctcagtcctctcctctctcttcctGACACCCTCCCCCATTCTCTACCGCTGTCACTCTCTTGCTTATctgctctctctttctgtctcccaGAGGATCCGAACTTCACCTACTCAGATCTGAAATTTCGGAATGAGGAACCCCGCATCGATCAGCATGAATATCCTCCCATTGCCTCGGGACCCGGCGGGTTGTCAACCACTAcacaaacaggtcagtgatgTCGTCAGCCTGGAGGGATCACGTGTGATACTCGCAATTGTCCACGgttctaatgcatctgcctcgaccacttcctctgtcTCCCATAGACTGAGCACCA
The sequence above is drawn from the Hypanus sabinus isolate sHypSab1 unplaced genomic scaffold, sHypSab1.hap1 scaffold_1121, whole genome shotgun sequence genome and encodes:
- the LOC132386370 gene encoding uncharacterized protein LOC132386370 isoform X2, with product MLPSFSPLSLLFPQPLSFLKTTFCNTLNLSAPRTSSPCSRFLCSSALHPALVGTGLTHLLTQAFSDNGCFPDLSSETQRILGRMDRSERYMNVKLGNTDSRSPSRAEPDVSYAELNFKSRSAPRVRTDREDPNFTYSDLKFRNEEPRIDQHEYPPIASGPGGLSTTTQTAAQEQESKVKIGNRRYRLICLVTSALMVVVVGLSIHVSQIRQSYETCHRNSNLSDLKRMNSDLRHQFNEMETKYRSAKETKTQICELLTSRRGLWAGASCTSCPLERPSADSAEGISCVMVIGRSSARSRHPCSQIFLKRSKVSVNSQ